The uncultured Hyphomonas sp. genome includes a window with the following:
- a CDS encoding HAMP domain-containing sensor histidine kinase translates to MTSAATRFTFLDLILFGSPKIDESVRGPMNLHMLSRFQKYKIPISVVTLINATILLAMFSADSESGFCPIAFAWWVPVALYSGFMFWSGLRPLDLSTGRVPSGRFVKRAEIGSFILGLWWTGLMLTPVAETEAQQLTMIGVAMGMCCGVVGFTAPMVGVAARYMTAATIVQLLALLQHHTATAMTATLFGLALSVALLVSSRNFFQSTLELVESRTETERAHDLLKQSLETSRHGFAIFTETGERLVANTYHQNYFPDFVPTTVDLGTKEISVKGSDWFIRSVTQSANRNFIVTHTNINLQKETQRSLLAAQETINDALAARSRFISRASTDLAGPLKYIMTLASAMSSGSKIEFSREEISGHCDSIDKVARDLLDLVRDIEEYAEGESGGTFSNEAPEDLRELLSPEQLWATATWETATFDRIKVSIPQDLDVVMIDGPRFTSTVVKLLKRASMVSIDPIVLTCTPDEEGRIHVTIVDRGRPLSPAEVADFFEPYGDETRPGADQYVTRGLELALIKKYLNSQGAEITVRPLNKIGNAITITLPSSAIVGKRFGPKTDTVIGSTSPAPRRTANG, encoded by the coding sequence ATGACCAGTGCGGCGACCCGTTTCACGTTCCTTGACCTGATCCTCTTCGGTTCCCCGAAGATCGACGAGAGCGTGCGCGGTCCGATGAACCTGCACATGCTTAGCCGGTTCCAGAAATACAAGATCCCGATCAGTGTCGTGACGCTGATCAATGCGACGATCCTGCTGGCCATGTTCTCGGCAGACTCCGAGTCCGGTTTCTGCCCGATCGCCTTTGCGTGGTGGGTGCCGGTTGCCCTCTATTCCGGCTTCATGTTCTGGAGCGGCCTGCGCCCGCTCGACCTCAGCACGGGACGGGTGCCATCCGGCCGCTTCGTCAAGCGCGCCGAGATTGGATCGTTTATTCTTGGCCTCTGGTGGACGGGCCTGATGCTGACGCCGGTCGCCGAGACCGAAGCCCAACAGCTGACCATGATCGGCGTTGCAATGGGCATGTGCTGCGGCGTGGTTGGCTTCACCGCCCCGATGGTTGGCGTGGCCGCCCGATACATGACTGCCGCGACCATCGTTCAGCTCCTGGCCTTGCTGCAACACCACACAGCAACAGCCATGACGGCCACGCTGTTCGGTCTTGCCCTCTCTGTCGCCCTGCTTGTCAGCTCCCGGAACTTCTTCCAGTCCACCCTGGAACTGGTCGAGTCTCGCACGGAAACAGAGCGCGCGCACGACCTGCTGAAACAGTCCCTTGAAACCTCACGGCACGGCTTCGCCATCTTCACCGAAACTGGCGAGCGGCTGGTGGCTAACACCTATCACCAGAACTATTTCCCCGACTTCGTTCCGACTACGGTGGATCTCGGCACCAAGGAGATTTCGGTGAAGGGCAGCGACTGGTTTATCCGATCTGTTACCCAGTCCGCGAATCGCAACTTCATTGTAACGCACACGAACATCAACCTGCAGAAAGAAACCCAGCGGTCGCTTCTCGCTGCGCAGGAAACCATCAATGACGCCCTGGCTGCCCGGTCGCGCTTCATTTCGCGTGCATCGACCGACCTTGCCGGCCCGCTGAAGTATATCATGACGCTGGCGTCTGCGATGTCGTCGGGGTCGAAGATCGAGTTTTCCCGCGAAGAGATCAGCGGTCACTGCGACAGCATCGACAAGGTTGCTCGCGACCTGCTCGACCTGGTACGCGACATCGAGGAATATGCCGAGGGCGAATCCGGCGGCACGTTCTCGAACGAGGCACCGGAAGACCTGCGCGAACTTCTCTCGCCGGAGCAGCTCTGGGCCACCGCGACCTGGGAAACGGCGACCTTCGATCGCATCAAGGTCTCCATTCCGCAAGACCTCGATGTCGTGATGATCGATGGTCCGCGCTTTACGTCCACCGTGGTGAAACTGCTCAAGCGCGCCTCCATGGTTTCGATCGACCCGATCGTGCTGACCTGCACACCGGACGAGGAAGGTCGTATTCACGTCACCATCGTCGACCGCGGCCGTCCGCTCAGCCCGGCAGAAGTTGCAGACTTCTTCGAGCCCTATGGCGACGAGACACGCCCCGGCGCCGACCAGTATGTGACGCGCGGCCTCGAACTCGCGCTGATCAAGAAATATCTCAACAGCCAGGGCGCTGAAATCACCGTGCGGCCGCTCAACAAGATCGGCAATGCGATCACGATCACGCTCCCCTCTTCGGCAATTGTGGGCAAACGCTTCGGCCCCAAAACCGATACCGTGATTGGCAGCACGTCGCCCGCGCCCCGCCGAACGGCCAACGGCTGA
- a CDS encoding FAD-dependent oxidoreductase yields MKPGGKRIAILGAGPAGLTIARLLMEQSDHSVTLYEKSHRVGGKSLSVRQGEDLIEFGTCYTIMSHRRVMKWMREQGITIQQIVPHKIDGVPARDFFNSGPGAPLAVQGISYVRARRKLLKALESDTPPQKALEEAATPTVDWLRARKLGKIEKMMMRTVTGMGYGDLKTVPIVHAMRWVDMDLILSGTLNKIYMPVEGWGEFWERLAKPMDVRLETHVRHIDRSGDQHLVVLDDGTEAKFDALICAMPVDRFSALLEPTEAERIVGDAIHWGGYATTLISSEDWFQEQIEYYSETCLPGVEPGLMMSARREGYDAGLGGHLYIANQLPGEYTGPELIEILREEVTRRGGSINAVIQQEIWEYFPEYDPGAIRKGLIARMRQMQGERQTWYTGATFSHESVANICIHNEALVPDMLKALG; encoded by the coding sequence ATGAAGCCGGGCGGAAAGCGGATCGCCATTCTCGGCGCAGGTCCAGCTGGCCTGACGATCGCTCGACTCCTGATGGAGCAGAGCGATCACTCCGTCACCCTATACGAGAAATCCCACCGCGTCGGCGGGAAATCCCTGAGCGTACGTCAGGGCGAGGATCTGATCGAATTCGGCACCTGCTACACAATCATGTCCCACCGGCGCGTCATGAAGTGGATGCGCGAACAGGGCATCACCATCCAGCAGATCGTGCCGCACAAGATCGATGGCGTGCCGGCCCGGGATTTTTTCAATTCCGGGCCCGGTGCCCCGCTGGCTGTTCAGGGCATCTCCTATGTCCGGGCCCGCCGCAAACTGCTGAAGGCACTCGAGTCCGATACACCGCCGCAGAAAGCCCTTGAGGAAGCCGCGACCCCGACCGTCGACTGGCTGCGCGCCCGCAAGCTCGGCAAGATCGAGAAGATGATGATGCGCACGGTCACAGGCATGGGCTATGGCGACCTCAAGACTGTACCGATCGTTCATGCCATGCGGTGGGTCGACATGGACCTCATTCTGTCCGGCACGCTGAACAAGATCTATATGCCGGTCGAAGGCTGGGGCGAGTTCTGGGAACGCCTGGCAAAGCCCATGGATGTCCGCCTTGAAACCCATGTCCGTCACATAGACCGGTCCGGAGACCAGCACCTGGTCGTGCTGGATGACGGAACCGAGGCAAAATTCGACGCCCTGATCTGCGCGATGCCGGTCGACAGGTTCTCTGCCCTGCTGGAACCCACCGAAGCAGAGCGCATTGTCGGCGATGCGATCCACTGGGGCGGCTATGCCACCACATTGATTTCATCCGAGGACTGGTTCCAGGAGCAAATCGAATACTATAGCGAAACCTGCCTGCCGGGTGTGGAGCCGGGCCTGATGATGTCGGCCCGGCGCGAAGGCTATGATGCGGGTCTCGGCGGCCACCTCTACATCGCCAACCAGCTGCCGGGCGAGTATACCGGGCCGGAACTGATCGAAATCCTGCGCGAGGAAGTGACCCGGCGCGGCGGCAGCATCAACGCCGTAATCCAGCAGGAAATCTGGGAATATTTCCCCGAATACGATCCGGGCGCGATTCGGAAAGGGCTGATCGCGCGCATGCGCCAGATGCAGGGCGAACGGCAAACCTGGTAT